A portion of the uncultured Draconibacterium sp. genome contains these proteins:
- a CDS encoding AGE family epimerase/isomerase — MLGIVARGQQYSKQPEKHLPNNYAKTVESLFGFFDEHAFDSTSMVYYSEVDNNGSVVSDKIYTVALSRMIYGLSYTSKFYPDNLIKAKKSIEFQLNNLIGTDSIGAYSISYVDKGKASEAIQLDIWQQAYGLCGLTEFYRNNPDDDLLSTIHKLHDAFVTRFYDIRSGGFYGAYDLKVGQVSGSKSLQSLVYPITAYMANLWGVDSLHREKYEPMLAECLEILHKAGWNKQTNWVNLKFDDLWNVLESADDDNSNVPVFPGHNFQLASLFLRTKSWDFLSNDRKEEYANMAHQILDATFQKSIFEKGKVRNGIYSQVDSETDEVLDTRKTWWQHCEAVLALSLCEDNYQEEKKQLEEFFFSSFPDFENGGEYFYLDKNDKPITNELKGSIGKSAYHTIEMIRFLMQE, encoded by the coding sequence TTGCTTGGCATTGTGGCGAGAGGGCAACAATATTCTAAACAACCAGAGAAGCATTTGCCTAATAATTATGCCAAAACAGTAGAGAGTCTGTTTGGTTTTTTTGATGAGCATGCATTTGATTCAACCAGTATGGTTTATTATTCGGAAGTGGACAATAATGGAAGCGTTGTATCCGATAAAATCTATACCGTTGCTTTAAGCCGAATGATTTACGGGTTATCGTATACCTCGAAATTTTACCCTGATAATTTGATAAAAGCTAAAAAAAGTATTGAATTCCAATTGAATAATTTGATTGGAACAGATTCGATAGGAGCGTATTCAATTTCATATGTTGATAAGGGGAAAGCTTCCGAAGCAATCCAGTTGGATATTTGGCAACAAGCGTACGGGCTTTGTGGACTTACCGAATTTTACAGGAATAATCCAGACGATGATTTGCTTTCTACGATTCATAAATTGCATGATGCCTTTGTCACTCGTTTTTACGACATAAGAAGTGGAGGCTTTTATGGAGCCTATGATTTGAAAGTAGGTCAGGTATCAGGCAGTAAATCTTTACAATCACTAGTGTACCCCATAACTGCATACATGGCAAACTTGTGGGGTGTCGATAGTTTACATCGTGAAAAGTATGAACCTATGCTTGCTGAGTGCCTTGAAATACTACATAAGGCTGGTTGGAATAAACAGACCAACTGGGTGAATTTGAAATTTGATGATTTGTGGAATGTATTAGAGTCTGCGGATGACGATAATTCTAATGTTCCCGTTTTTCCTGGACATAACTTTCAGTTAGCTTCTTTGTTTCTAAGAACAAAATCCTGGGACTTTTTATCAAATGATAGAAAAGAAGAGTATGCTAACATGGCACATCAAATATTGGATGCAACTTTTCAGAAAAGTATTTTTGAAAAGGGTAAGGTGAGAAATGGGATTTACAGCCAAGTAGACTCGGAAACAGATGAAGTATTAGATACCCGAAAGACCTGGTGGCAACACTGTGAGGCCGTTTTGGCACTTTCACTGTGTGAGGATAACTATCAGGAGGAAAAGAAACAGCTGGAAGAATTCTTTTTTAGTTCTTTCCCCGATTTTGAAAATGGCGGCGAGTATTTCTACCTCGACAAAAATGATAAGCCAATTACCAACGAATTAAAAGGAAGTATTGGAAAGTCGGCTTACCATACAATTGAGATGATTCGCTTTTTAATGCAAGAGTAA
- a CDS encoding AGE family epimerase/isomerase: MDKQSILENISDEMTLELKNILEFWSSRAVDNQFGGFVGQIHHNGVTNTKASKGAVLNARILWTFSAAYKLIGSEKLKKMADRAYKYLVNNFWDAENGGLIWEVDYNGKPLNTRKQAYAQGFGIYAFSEYYRASGNTESLDFAQKLYYLLEDNFQDKEHRGYVEALDAEWKPMADMRLSEKDANYPKTMNTHLHILEPYTNLYRVYPDEDLKWSILDLLDIFQTKIIDEKTGHFNLFCEMDWTCQSHIVSFGHDIEGAWLLHEAAQEINEPQITKGIQRAALNLVDITLKEGIDIDASVFNEREGDYIDTDKHWWPQAEAMVGLMDAYEISGNKTYIIEVERVWKFIKDNIIDYENGEWYWRVNKSNEPITNEDKAGFWKCPYHNSRALMEMITRIDKQLNRE, encoded by the coding sequence ATGGACAAACAATCAATATTAGAAAATATATCAGATGAAATGACCCTGGAATTGAAAAACATTCTCGAATTCTGGAGCAGTCGGGCCGTGGATAACCAGTTTGGTGGTTTTGTAGGTCAAATTCATCATAATGGGGTGACTAACACAAAAGCCTCTAAAGGAGCAGTGCTAAATGCCCGAATACTTTGGACCTTTTCAGCTGCATATAAACTAATTGGTTCTGAAAAGCTAAAGAAAATGGCAGATAGGGCCTACAAGTACCTGGTTAATAATTTCTGGGATGCCGAAAATGGTGGTTTAATTTGGGAAGTTGATTACAATGGAAAACCACTAAATACCCGAAAACAGGCGTATGCACAAGGATTTGGCATTTATGCGTTTTCGGAATATTACCGTGCCTCTGGAAATACTGAAAGTTTAGATTTTGCACAAAAACTTTATTACTTATTAGAAGATAATTTTCAGGATAAAGAACACCGAGGGTACGTTGAAGCGTTGGATGCAGAGTGGAAACCAATGGCAGATATGCGTTTGAGTGAGAAGGATGCAAATTATCCCAAAACGATGAATACGCATTTACATATTCTTGAACCTTATACAAACCTTTATCGCGTTTATCCTGACGAAGACTTGAAATGGAGTATTCTGGATCTGCTCGATATTTTTCAAACCAAGATTATTGATGAGAAAACCGGTCATTTCAATCTATTTTGTGAGATGGACTGGACGTGTCAAAGCCATATTGTTTCATTTGGTCACGACATTGAGGGAGCTTGGCTATTGCACGAAGCTGCTCAGGAAATAAACGAACCCCAAATTACAAAGGGAATACAAAGAGCAGCCTTGAATTTGGTTGACATTACCTTAAAAGAGGGTATTGATATTGATGCGTCTGTATTTAATGAACGTGAGGGTGATTACATAGATACCGATAAACATTGGTGGCCTCAAGCAGAAGCAATGGTCGGCTTAATGGATGCCTATGAAATTTCTGGTAATAAAACGTACATCATCGAAGTTGAGCGAGTTTGGAAGTTCATAAAAGATAATATAATTGATTATGAAAACGGAGAATGGTATTGGAGGGTTAATAAAAGTAACGAACCAATAACAAATGAAGATAAAGCTGGATTCTGGAAATGCCCTTACCATAACAGCCGCGCACTAATGGAAATGATTACAAGAATTGATAAACAATTAAATAGGGAATAG
- a CDS encoding MFS transporter, with translation MNEQLKIKEKIGYGFGDLASSMFWKIFAMYLTFFYTDVVELSPESVALMFIMVRLWDGLNDPLMGIIADRTNTSKGKYRPYLLWIAIPFGLIGVLAFSVPDFGPSGKLVYAYITYTLMMMVYTAINVPYGSLMAVMTNSPKERTALASFRYIGAYSGGIAMTASAPYILDFFKNAGANDAKSYQYMVIIYAIVAAFFFVMTYLWTKERVKALKEKSSVWNDLKDLGKNTQWYIALGANILMLVFLTFREASIMYYFKYFVQDQTVPLFGEVAWGKLSGAYMTIWLAANMLGAFLAIPISSLLGKKFAFIVSMFLSAVFSVLLYWLNPQEVTLIFVLNVLTGISAGVVLPLILSMYADIADYSEWKTDRRAVGLLFSSSSMSQKLGLMAGGALPLYILATYGFQANAEQTEHSLKGIRLMISIYPGITAAISGALLLLYKLTDNKMVRITKELAEKRAQVEEPEK, from the coding sequence ATGAACGAACAACTAAAAATAAAAGAAAAAATAGGCTACGGATTTGGTGATTTGGCTTCCTCCATGTTTTGGAAAATTTTTGCCATGTACCTAACCTTCTTCTATACTGATGTTGTGGAGCTTTCTCCTGAATCAGTCGCATTAATGTTTATAATGGTTCGGCTTTGGGACGGACTTAATGATCCTCTTATGGGAATTATTGCGGATCGCACAAATACATCAAAGGGAAAATATCGTCCTTACTTGTTATGGATTGCGATACCTTTTGGATTAATTGGTGTATTAGCTTTTTCTGTCCCCGATTTTGGACCATCGGGTAAATTGGTATATGCATACATCACCTATACATTAATGATGATGGTATATACCGCTATTAACGTTCCTTATGGTTCTTTAATGGCTGTGATGACAAACAGTCCGAAGGAAAGAACAGCATTGGCATCCTTTCGATACATTGGCGCTTACTCGGGTGGAATTGCCATGACCGCTTCGGCACCCTATATTCTTGATTTTTTTAAAAATGCCGGTGCCAATGATGCCAAAAGCTATCAATATATGGTTATTATTTATGCCATTGTAGCTGCGTTCTTTTTTGTTATGACTTACCTGTGGACAAAAGAAAGGGTAAAGGCTTTAAAAGAAAAAAGTTCTGTTTGGAACGATTTGAAAGATTTAGGAAAAAATACGCAATGGTATATTGCCTTGGGAGCTAATATTCTGATGTTGGTTTTTCTTACTTTTAGAGAAGCAAGTATCATGTATTATTTTAAATATTTTGTACAAGATCAAACAGTTCCATTGTTTGGAGAGGTTGCATGGGGAAAACTGTCAGGAGCTTATATGACAATATGGTTGGCTGCAAATATGTTAGGAGCTTTTCTCGCAATTCCAATTTCATCTCTACTTGGCAAAAAGTTTGCTTTTATTGTTTCAATGTTTTTATCAGCGGTTTTCAGTGTACTTCTTTATTGGTTGAATCCACAGGAAGTTACTTTAATTTTTGTGCTAAACGTTCTTACAGGTATTAGTGCTGGAGTGGTCTTACCGTTAATTTTATCAATGTATGCTGATATTGCTGACTATTCAGAATGGAAAACAGATAGACGGGCTGTGGGATTACTTTTTTCATCTTCTTCCATGTCACAAAAACTGGGGCTGATGGCGGGAGGAGCTTTGCCGCTTTATATTCTGGCTACTTATGGTTTTCAGGCTAATGCAGAACAAACAGAACATTCACTAAAGGGAATTAGGTTAATGATTAGCATTTATCCTGGTATTACAGCAGCTATATCCGGGGCCTTACTCCTTTTATATAAACTTACGGACAACAAAATGGTAAGGATTACCAAAGAACTTGCTGAAAAAAGGGCGCAGGTTGAAGAACCCGAAAAGTAG